The Polyangium mundeleinium genome contains the following window.
TTCGAGCTCGGCAAGACCGAGACGGCCGTGATCCCGATTTACATCCGCGACGACCTGCGCACCGTGATGATGTGGAAGACGCTGCTCGACGAGCACTCGATCTACGTGAACCCATTCATCACGCCCGGCGTCCCCCCGAAGCAGCAAGTCCTGCGCACGAGCTACATGGCGACGCACGAGCGCCATCACCTCGATCGCGCCCTCGAAGCATTCGAAAAAGTCGGTAAAAAGTTCGGCGTCATTTCTTGACGCCACGTTTCCCCGAAGAGCGTCCGCCGTCTCCCGTGGACGCTCCCGCGACTCCCTCCACGTGAACGTATGCACACCGGGCCGCGTGGCCCGGCGTTCACAGCTCCTCGCGAAGCCGCGCCCCAAGCAACGTAAGACGGTGGCACGGTGCGTGTTAAGCACTCGCGTGGTACGAATAAGCAGGCGCCCGCGCGCTCGTTGCGGCGCGTCCGTCGCTGGAGGGTTGTCATGTTCTTGCGTCCATCCTTCGCCAAGCTCCTCGCCCCGAGCGCCTTCTTCCTCCTCCTCGCCGTGAGCGGCACCGGCTGCGGCGGTTGCTCCGACGCCGACTCGACCGTCGTGTGCGACGCGCGTGGGGAAAACTGCATGATCTGCGACGGCTACGGCTGTCATCCCGCCGAGCCGAACGTGGGCCAGGGCGGCGGCGGCGGCCAAGGTGGCCAGGGCGGCCAGGGCGGCGGCGAACCCGCGTGTGACCCGAACGTGACCACCTGCGCCTGCGACGCCGACAGCGATTGCCCCTCCGGCACCCTCTGCCTGGACGGCCTCTGCCTCGTCGGCTGCAACCACAGCTACGAATGCGGCCCCGGCAAGGTCTGCGCGAACGGCCAGTGCGAGGTCGGCTGCGACGACAAGAGCCCGTGCGAAACCGGATACATCTGCGACAAGGGCATCTGCGTCGCCGACCCCGTGACCGCGTGCGGCCCGCAGAAACCCTGCCCGAGCGGCGAGGCCTGCATCGACGGCATCTGCGAGCCCGGCTGCACGACGCACGCCGATTGCCCGGCCGGCGAGATCTGCGACAGCACGGCCGGCGGCTGCATCCCCGATCCCTCCCCCATCCCCGGCTGCGGCCCCGGCAAGGATCCCTGCCCCGGCGCGGCCCAGTGCGGCGCGGATGGCTACTGCCATTACCCCTGCGCCAACCTCAACGCCTGCAAGCTCATCGACAACCGCTTCGTCGCCTGCGATCAGGGCATCTGCAAGACGAACGAAGAGGTCAACCCCGAGTGCGACCTCGATACCCCCTGCCCGGCCGGCAAGGATTGCATCTCGAACGAATGCCTGTGACCGTCGATTGACGGAGAGGCCCCCAAACGAGCGCGGGGAGCGCGCCGGCTTTCGCCGACCGCTCCCCGCGTTCATTTCAGACGCTCAGGTCGAGCTAACGACGCTTCCTGCGCATCACGAGCGCCCCCATCGCCGCGAGCGCGACGAGCGCCGCATGACCGCTCTCGCCGCCGCGACCAGCCGCGCAAATCAAGCCGTGGCCCGTGAGGACGGTCCCCTCCGGCGACGGCACGTCGTCGGACTTGTCATTCGGGTCCCGCTCGTCCGGATCCACGACGCCGTCCTTGTCCGTGTCCTCCTCGCCGTCGCTCACGCCGCCGCCGTCGGTGTCCGCGTCCAGCGGATCCGTCGTCGTCGCGCCGCCGTCGCCGTCGGGCGTGCAATGGCCGGCGCCTGCATTCGTCCCCGCCGCCGAGCAATCCTTGCCGAGCTCCGTCCCATCGAAGAGGCCATCCCCATCGCTGTCCGGATCCAGGGCATTGATGAGCCCATCGCCGTCGGTATCGAGGTCGGGGCTCGGCTCCTCGCCGTCGAGCGCGCCGTCATCGTCGCTGTCGCCGTCGTTCGGATCGGTCCCGATCGTCGCCTCTTCGTCGTCCGTCAGGCCGTCGTCGTCGTCGTCGGGATCGCCGTCGTCGTCGCCGCCGTGGCCCTTCGTCGGATCGGTCTCGCCAGGGTCGACCACGCCGTCCTTGTCCGTGTCCTCGTCGCCGTCGGAGAGCCCGCCGCCGTCGGTATCGGCATCCACGGGCGACGTCGTCGTCGCGCCCATGTCGCCGTCGGGCACGCAGTTGTTCGCCGCGGGGTCCGTCGCCGCGTTCGAACAATCCTTGCCCATCTCCGTGCCGTCCTTCAGCCCGTCGCCGTCGCTGTCCGGATCGAGCACGTTCTTGAGGCCGTCGCCGTCGGTGTCGCCGGCCGGGTTTGCCTCCTCGCCGTCGGGCACGCCGTCGTCGTCGCTGTCGGCGTCGTTCGGGTTGCTGCCGAGGGTTCCTTCGAGACCGTCGCTCAACCCGTCGCCGTCGCTGTCCGGGTTCATCGCATCGTCGTCGCCGTGGCCCGTCGTCGGGTCGGTCTCGCCCGCATCGACCATGCCGTCGAGGTCCGTGTCCTCGGAGCCGTCGCTCACCCCGCCATGATCCGTATCCGCGACGATCGGCCACGTCGTCGTCGCGCCCATGTCGCCGTCGGGCACGCAGTTGCCGGCCGCGGGGTTCGTCCCCGCGTTCGAGCAATCCTTGCCGGCCTCGGTGCCGTCGGCGAGGCCGTCGTTGTCGCTGTCCGGATCGAGCGGATTGAGGAGACCATCGCCGTCCGAATCGAGCGTCGGGTTCGGCTCCTCTCCGTCGAGCAGGCCGTCGTCATCGCTGTCGGCGTCGTTCGGATCCGTCCCGATGCCCGTCTCGAACCCGTCGCTCAGCCCGTCGCCGTCCGTATCCGTGTTCCCCCCATCGTCCGCGCCGTTGCCGCTCGTCGGGTTCGTCTCGCCGGCGTCGACCGCGCCGTCGCGGTCCTTGTCCTCCGCGCCGTCGGACACGCCGCCGTCGTCCGTGTCGGCGTCGATCGGGTTCGTCTTCGTCGTGCCCATGTCGCCGTCGGGCACGCAATGGCCCGCCGCGGGATCGACCCCCGGCGCATTGCATGCATTGCCGACCTCGGTGCCGTCGAAGAGGCCGTCGTTGTCGCTGTCCGGATCGAGCGCATTGATGAGCCCGTCGCCGTCCGAATCCACGAACGCGGCCGGCTCCTCGCCATCGGGGATGCCGTCGTCGTCCGTGTCGGCGTCGTTCGGATCGGTGCCAACGGCGACTTCCTGGCCGTCGGGGATGCCGTCGCCGTCGGTGTCGGGGCAGCCGTTGTCGACCGTGCCATCGCAATCGTTGTCGAGGCCGTCGCCGCAGGCCTCCGTCCCCGGTTCGCCCTGGACCGCGTTGCAGACCGGCTCGTTCTCCGCGTTGCAGAGGAAGATGCCCGTCACGAGGCACGCGCCCACGCCCGCGGAACACGCCTCCCCAGCGCCCATGCAATTTTGCGGAATGCAGCCCCCGGCGCCGCAGCTCACCGGATCGCTGAGCAGATCGGGCAGGTTCTCCGGGCCCGTGAAATCATGCGAGAGAAACGAGCCGTTCGCGGCCGTGCCGCAGGCGAGGCGCAGCGGCTGCTCGAGGCTCACGCCCGCGGCGATGAGCGCGTTCCGCTCGACGGCCCAGTCGATGAAGAAATCCTCGGTCGGCGTCATCGGCGCGAGCGGGAAGTTCGACCCCGCAGACACCTCGCGCGCGTACCCGAAGCCCTCCGCGCCCATCACCAGCGGACCGAGATACGTATTGAGCAACATCTCCGGCGGATCGCCCGGATCGTTCGGCGTCTGCTGCGTCGTATTGGCCCAGAGCCGCACCTCGTCCGGGTTCGAGACGCCGTTGACGAGCGTGCTGTACTCGTAATCGCTCGGATCGTCGTCCGTATCGATCACGCACCCCCAGCCGAACGACAAAAAGTTCGTCGCATTTTGCAGGACCGACTCGTCGATCCGCATCCGGAAGTAATAATGGGTCGCGTCGCTGTACACGTAGGCGAGCGGGAATTGCTCATTGCCGACGATGTCGCGCGCGCCGGCGGTATCGCCTTCGGGATCGCCGAGCGGCGCCGTCGTGCCCGTCATCGGATCCGTGCGCGTAAGCGCGACCCACGACGCATCGGACGGGAACGTCTGCGCGCGCGCCGTGGCGGGCACGGAGAGCCCCAGGAAGCCCACGACGAGAGCGACACCGCTCACCATCCGTTTGTGCCCCAATTTACCGCTCGATTTCATGTGTTCTCCCTCGGACAGGGGTTCGTGGCTATCGTCAGGGACACATATCACAACCCCTGAACCGAACGAGAACGTGAAATGCGCCGGCTTCTTGCGCGTGCACTGCCTGGTTACCACCTCGAAATGAGGACAAGACCCCGCAATTGAGGGCAACGGTCCTCACCCACACCGCGACGACACGCGCCTCGACGTAAAGTTATCGTGGGACTTTTCCTCCGTCCCGGGCATGATGCGGCTCCCCCGCGGAGGTGAAGGTGGTGCTACACAAACGCTTCGGTCACGACAAAACCGGCCTGGAAACTCGCTTTGACGCCCAACGGATCGCCTTCGCGCCGATCGTGTTCCAGGCCACGCGCCTCTTGCGATCGACAGGTTTGCTCGAAGCCGTCGAGGACCGCGGGGCCGAGGGGATGACGGCGGCCGAGGCAGCCACGAAGACGGGCCTTTCGATCTACGCCGCGACCGTCCTGCTCGAATGCGGGCTCTCGGCGGATCTCGTGGCCTATGACAACGGAAAATTCGTCATCACCACGCTCGGCGCCTTCATCCGCCGCGACGAGATGACGGCCGTGAACATGGAGTTCGTCCACGAGGTCTGTTACCTCGGCATGCACAAGCTGGAGGACGCGCTGAGGCTCGGTGAGCCCGCGGGGCTGCGCGTCTTCGGCGAATGGAAGACGGTCTACGAGGCGCTCGCGCACCTGCCCGAGAACGCCAAAAGCGCCTGGCTGCGCTTCGACCATTTCTACTCGGACGCAGCATTCCCCGCAGCGAGCCGGATCGTGCTCGAACGGCAGCCGCAAACCATGCTCGATATCGGCTGCAATACCGGCAAATGGGCATCCCTTTGCCTCGCGCGGTCGCCCGAGCTCTGCGCCACGCTGGTCGACCTTCCCGGCCAGCTCGAAATGGCCATGCAGAACCTGCGCGAAAAAGGCCTCGGCGACCGCGCCGTGCCCTGCCCCGTGGACGTGCTCGATCCCCACGCCGAGCTGCCCTCGGGCTTCGACGCGGTCTGGATGAGCCAATTTCTCGTTTGTTTCTCGGAGGACGAGGTGAGGACCATCCTGCGCCGCGCCAGGCGCGCGCTGCGCCCCGGGGGGCGGCTCTGGATCCTCGATACGTTCTGGGACACGCAGCGCTTCGACGCGGCCGCCTATTGCCTGATCAACACATCGCCCTATTTCACGGCGATCGCGAACGGCAACAGCCGGATGTACCGCGCCGAAGACATCCTCGCGCTCGCCCGCGAGGAGGGGCTCGAGCTCCAGACGACGCACGAACGGCTGGGGATTTACCACTCGCTCCTGGAGCTCGCCCCAGGCTGAAAAACGCCCTCCCCCCCGCCCCCTCTAAAAAAGAAGAGGGGACGGGGTGAGGCCCGGTCAAGCGGCGCGCCGCTTCCGGCGCACGGCGAGCGCGCCCACCGCCATGAGGGCGAGGGCCACGCCGCCCGGCGTGCCTTCGGTTTGCCCCGTGGTGCAGGCGCAGCCGCCGCCCGCCAGGCGCACCGCGTCGTCCTCCGACACGCATTGCCCAGGCGCGGTGTTCGTCGACGTGCACACCTCGCCCGTCGGACAACCGTTGCCACCTTCGCCGCGGCAGCCCTCCGTGCACGAGCCCTCGACGCAGATCTGACCACTGTTCGCGCCGCCGCACTCGTCGTCCGTCGCGCAGGGCTTCGGCTCCACGATGTCGTCCGACGGATCGAGCGGGTTCGTCTCGCCTGCGTCCACGACGCCGTCCTTGTCCTTGTCCTCCAGACCGTCGCTCACGCCGCCGTCGTCCGTGTCGGCGTCGAGCGGATCGGTCTTCGTCGCGCCCTTGTCGCCGTCGGGGATGCAGTTGCCGGCCATCGGGTTCGTCCCTGGCCCCGAGCAATCGAAGCCGAGCTCGGTCCCGTCGAAGAGCCCGTCGTTGTCGCTGTCCGGATCGAGCCCGTTGATGAGCCCGTCGCCGTCCGTGTCGACCCCGACGTCGAGCTCCGCGCCGTCCGACGCGCCGTCGTCATCCGAGTCGGCGTCGAACGGATCCGTGCCGATCTGCATCTCCTCGGCATCCGTCAGCCCGTCGCCGTCCGAGTCGAGCTTCGTCGCGTCGTCGCTCCCGTCGTTCGGATCGATCTCACCTGGATCGACCACGCCGTTGCCGTTCGTGTCCTCGTCGCCGTCGGACACGCCGCCCTTGTCCGTGTCCGGATCGAGCGGCGACGTCGTCGTCGCGCCCATGTCGGCGTCCGCGATGCAGGTGCCCGCGGCCGTATCCGTGGCCGGCGAGCTGCAATCCTTGCCCATCTCGGTCCCGTCAAAGAGCCCGTCGTCGTCGCTGTCCGGATCGAGCGCGTTGATCGTGCCGTCGCCGTCCGTGTCGACGGTCGGGTTTGGCTCCTGCCCGTCGATCACGCCGTCGTCGTCGCTGTCCGCGTCGAGCGGATCGGTGCCGATCGTGTCCTCGAGCTCGTCCGAGAGCCCGTCGCCGTCCGTGTCCGTCACGCCCACGTCGTCGGCGCCGTTGCCGGCCGTCGGGTTCGTCTCGCCCGGATCGATCTTGCCGTCGAGGTTGTAGTCCTCCGAGCCGTCACTCACGGTCCCGTCGTCCGTGTCCCAGTCGAGCGGATCCGTCGTCGTGAGCCCTGCGTCCGCGTCGGCCACGCAATGACCTGCTGCGAT
Protein-coding sequences here:
- a CDS encoding methyltransferase; protein product: MLHKRFGHDKTGLETRFDAQRIAFAPIVFQATRLLRSTGLLEAVEDRGAEGMTAAEAATKTGLSIYAATVLLECGLSADLVAYDNGKFVITTLGAFIRRDEMTAVNMEFVHEVCYLGMHKLEDALRLGEPAGLRVFGEWKTVYEALAHLPENAKSAWLRFDHFYSDAAFPAASRIVLERQPQTMLDIGCNTGKWASLCLARSPELCATLVDLPGQLEMAMQNLREKGLGDRAVPCPVDVLDPHAELPSGFDAVWMSQFLVCFSEDEVRTILRRARRALRPGGRLWILDTFWDTQRFDAAAYCLINTSPYFTAIANGNSRMYRAEDILALAREEGLELQTTHERLGIYHSLLELAPG